TTGGGTTCTATCTTCCCAGGTAACTGTGAGTGTTATGACtttgataaccacttaatattccCATTAAACCCAGGCGTGAGAGTCTGTCATGCCACGCCACAAAGGTCAACATTTTCACGGGGCTCGAGAGCAAGTCAAAACCTTTTAATTTTGCTTTTGCCGATCAAAAACAACGACGTAAAGGCTAAAAACCGTATGTGTATGTACCAGTCAACACTTCTAGTTATGGTTCAGGAAGAGAAGaacaaattttgttatttacagCTATTTATTTCCAAATGTATTGAGAATGAATTAGTTTGGTAAAAGAGTGGTCTAACAATACGACAGAAGCACGTCCACGCTGCAGGGTCTGAGACAGCACTCATCCACGATGCCTCGTTGGTCGCGCCCTTCCGAGTACGGCATCAGCCACGCGGAGCCGTAGCTCGCGAACTGAGCATCGCTGCGCTTGTCCACGCCCGCTTCCCAGCACAGGTCGGCCAGAGTGCGGGCCAAGTGACGCCCGCAGTACGTGTGCACTGCTTGAGGCTGTTGTGTTGACGCCCACATTACTGTTGTCAACATTAATGCAATAGCAAGTAGTAATTTCATGTTTTGCGAATAAAGTGTGTTTCGGAGGACGTCTCGCTGATGCCACAGATGAAATGTGAATGTGAAGAAAGCTAAGCAACCCTTACTCTATATATGGACAATTAgataatgaatatttatataataacacATATACATGTGATTTATATGACATTGCGTAGGTTCCAATAATTAACCAATGAACTGAATTAAATGTTGTACATTTACTTGACGCGACTTTTAATTTTGAACGCCTAGCAAACTTTATAGATATTAGTCGTCATAATTAGTAAGTAGTCAAAGTAGGCATCATCCAGTATCAGTGATGAACTTAGAACCAGTTCATAATGCTCGACACACGCGGGGCTGGAAGCGAGCGTTTatgacttcatcagagctgtaGTAATCATCATGTTTTATGGTTTATTTGTGAAAGTATTGCGTGGTCCAATTGCTTTGATAGCTTGAAACATTTCAAAAGATTGGTAGTGGAAAATTTTACCATAGAGAAACTGCGTGTTTCAAGGGTGACCGGGTTACAACTTTGAAATCATTCTTTGAAGCCTTAGGTTAAGACGGTCTCGGTTGTTGCGAGGTTCCACAAGCTTAAGGCTCGCCAAACTCTGGTCTTAAAACTGGTATTCTCCAGCAAAGCTCCGAAATTAACGTTTTACCAGTTCATAAAATGTACACAAATCGAATTTTTGTGCTGGAATAGAACATTCACAGTAAACAGGACAGTAACCAAGTTGAGAATTTATATGCGAAGCGTGACGCTACTCGGGATCAAAACGAGCTGCATCATTATCAATATTTAGGCTTACATCCGCTGGTCTAATTGATTTCACAGTGTGTAATCTACACTAATAAAATTGGCTGGCTGTTTGTGCTCCTCCTAGTACGAGCATGGCAGAAACGACAACAAGGAGTATGACCAGTTTCATGATGATTCCTTACGTGCTACTCGTTGTGATGGCAGGATGTGAATATTGCGAGCGTGCGAAAGTCTCTCATTTTATATGGAAGCTTGGTTAATTAGTAAACAGTCAAGTATGTGAGCACGTAATCGATGTGACGCTACGTAGGCTTAGCCAGTGATCGGCTGAGAAGTTCAGGAAATTAAGTTGACGGGATCAATATATTCAAACGTTTCATAGTTTTCAAATGACAATTACATATATGCCTGACCTGATTTATTTTTCtccttattattttatacacattGGAATTTACTATGATTAAAATGAATACCAAATTAATTTACGAATTCATTtcctatattatataattataaatttcatgttttcaattaatattaggtattttttttgtttttagccttagttggtttttaattaatgaaataattccCCTTGGACCAAGCAAATTATGTATACATGCTATGTCTTTGGAGTTGGCGGATCACTTTACAGCCTTTTAACGTAAGCCTttttgctcgtctacctatctgagcaataaagaaaatccgaagaaatatttcacaaaatttaGTAAGCGGCCACTGCCACAAACACTGGAATATCCTCACAGCACAAGGGTATCGGTTAAAGAAAGGGTTACCTGTTTACCAAGTTAATCATATtgtgttatatattattatatgatatatattatttttcggATGTACAGTCTGTCTGTACTAATaacatactaataataataacatatgtATGCGTTATCTTTAGTGGAACATTCCAGAGGAAGTGATTCCACAGATACGACGAGAGAACTTACCATTGTCGTCATCCCAGCCTCGACTTGGTCGTTCCATTACATACATAACCTGGCTGTAGGGAGTGTAGGTAGAACATATAGCTGCGATTGGTGTAGGTGTGATTAATTGAATAGTAATTAAGGGGTTTTCAGTATAAAAGAACCAGTCCGTCTTGCTTACATCACATTCGAATCCAATACGTTGGACTGATAAGGACTTTCTCGTAAAACGATTACAAAGCACCATGATGAAGACTGCAGTAATGTTCATATTAGTAGTCGTGATCAGTTTGACGTATTCAAGCGAGGAGCAGGAGGTAGCGCGCACGTACTGCGGCCGACACTTGGCGAATATACTCGCTTACGTGTGCTTCGGAGTGGAGAAACGCGGCGGTGCGCAGTACGCGCCTTACTGGCAGGAGACATACTTGCGATCTCGCAAGGGACCCGGCGTAGTGGACGAATGTTGTTTCCGCCCTTGCAAACTAGAGGTTctcaaatcgttttttttttttttttgtgattgaaggattactggtggcccggaggcctttccagtttcaccaggacaggtgggcgagcaaaggctcagccaggaggggtgggatttgctaacagctacccgagcgcctccgaaggagacctaacagctcaagagcagctgtttcgcgaatgaatctactaccggatcggaatcgcgacccgctgagaagatccggcgagaaactcagcgagctgattcatgggttaggttgcacggcgaactctttgtcgagttcgacgagtacggttaccgaggtccctaagcctgctcctagagctgaaggcgtctagtgcgaaggttattggatctgatggatccgtaaggacgtgtctagggcgtcgacggtgactggctcctgcatgatcaggattcggggagtagtcagcggcggctacgataaggcgattatcatgacgcatagccttatcgaagtaccgttccgacgctgacttcatgtatttctgtatagattcgaggcccaggtcgtcgtgtaggtcaacgttcctcacgaaccacggagctccgacggctaacctgcaaaagcgggattgtagagattgaagggtgtctatgtgcgtgcgggccgcgtgagcgaacaccacactcgcgtaagtcatgacgggccttatgcaagttttgtaaagtgtcaccttgttccgaagggacattttactccgcttacaaatcatggggtagagtctaccgagaataaacgcggcacggtcacggactgattttatatgcgggcggaatgtcatcgatgcatccagggtaacgcccaggtacttgaccttcctggcccagggtatggattgactaaagagagtaatcgggggtgtctCAAATCGTACTGCGGTGTGTAATGTATTACTTTAACAAAAGTTATCTACTGACTGTTTTTAAGATCAACGTCTTAAGAtaagatatatttatgtaataaattgcCAGTAAGAAGTATTTCTGAgctgttttattaaattaaaagcgTCTTTTGTCAACTTAGCTGTCAAATCTTTTGTCAAGCGGCTAATTTAGTttgaagttgcaaaaatgtttgACCATTGGCTAACTTCATCAGTTAATTGGTTTTAATTCAATGCTTCTTAACGGCACGTAGCCCTAGTTTATGGTCAGACGTTACTACCTCGCCGTAGCATCGTAATATAGCATAACAATTTCCCTCGGGTTTTGCcacataattaaaaccacttttcaCACTGCAGCTCTGTTAGTTAGGTTACAGTAAGTTTTAAAGAGCGGGCACTGTTAATATTGGTAATATATGACGGGTTTCAAAGGACAATCGAGTATttctatatacctagtcaggtcataagtattgtcacacagtaaaaacttttcttttagaatgctggccataaaaaagtttattgaattcgaatttcgaattgttcatgaaaataaaaatgtatacttttagaattttactcatttttaaatatggagtggacgctcaaagaagaccgtgttgcagttattgcgttgcatcgttgcggttacgcgccaattcaaatttttaacatactgaaaaatatgaatataaccaaaagattcgtttatcgtaccatcaaacgatacaatgaagactctagtgtagatgacaggtcaagaagtggtcgccctcggtttgttaggactccagcagtgataaaagctgtgaaggcgcgaattcaaagaaatcccaaacgtaagcagaaactgttggcccttcagatggggttaagcagaaccacggtgaaaagggtgttaaatgaagacttagggcttcgggcacatcgaagaaaaacaggacatcgtttgaatgctcgtgtaatggacctgagactgaagagatgccgtgctttgttgaagcggtacgcgggaaaaaaaaaaaagtgtgtgtgtccgctccgacgcacgactggagtttactggatataaatataaatttgtgtcagttgaatacagtaaaatatggaagttacgtattctagtgagaatgatccgggagttgcggaacacgtggatgcggtaattaagtaagtctatataattcacttttacaattaatatataagttgtccattcactgatagaaggaattgtttatatttaataagctttattaataaaggatttgtagcgggttatattcgggtatcaacccactaacagttgatacgttcaggaatcgaacccgaacagcgtccggccacaagcaaaacgatgtcggtaaattaaacgaaacaatacgagaaatagttctatattacaacaacacgatacactacagattattaacaaattaacgagacacaaaacaaacgactaacaaatatatgaaaatacaataatgagagaaacgcgcgatcagtacaaggctttgtggcggactgccggcgcagcagcccggcgtcacctgcgataacgcggccgcgcgttggctcctgattggccaatcaggagccaatcaggcgcataacgcatttcgtgtgacatgctatactctctagtacgattttggtccccataattttcataccccgggcctatatatgtaaatcgattcttaaggagtaaactccaaaaaatcgggaaattcttttttcggatgaaaaaatatttaccgtagaagagagctacaacaaacaaaatgataaggtgtacgcacacagtagtgaagaagcgagcaaccgtattccgcgtgtccaacgaggtcattttccatcctcgctcatggtatggttgggagtttcttattggggcttaacagaggtacatttttgtgagaaaggtgtaaaaacgaatgcagttgtgtatcaaaatacagtcctgacgaaccttgtggaacctgtttctcataccatgttcaataacaggcactgggtattccaacaagattcggcgccagttcatagagcgaagagcacacaagactggctggcggcgcgtgaaatcgacttcatccggcacgaagactggccctcctccagtccagatttgaatccgttagattacaagatatggcaacacttggaggaaaaggcgtgctcaaagcctcatcccaatttggagtcactcaagacatccttgattaaggcagccgccgatattgacatggacctcgttcgtgctgcgatagacgactggccgcgcagattgaaggcctgtattcaaaatcacggaggtcattttgaataaactttagtgtcataagaatctatgttttgttaagttcattttggtatatgaatggttacataatgaataaacttgtttcaattattttacattaaacatgtgacagaatttatgacctgactaggtacatatgTCGTAACTTATTGAGACAGGCTATGAAAAAACGTATCGTGTTTGTTAGATCTAGTTTGCACATAgatgaagtttttattatttgtaccaTATCAGGCCCAGTGTTATTGACTTGGTATAGTCACTGACAATTTTGCGGGGGAATGCTAACACGAGGCGTATGACCACAACGGGTCATTTCATGTGTTAATGTCGATAGGTTGAAGGTAGGTAGGTAGAATTTAGAGAATTTGACAAAGTAATTTTATAGGCACTATGCTACTTTACGCTTGAAATTTGATCTAATGACTAATAAGTTATAATATTCCAATTATAGACATTTATGTTTGATATCGTTTCTTGCATATATTTCTCTCTTTTGAGTGCGCATTAATTGTTTAACAAGCAAActtt
The sequence above is drawn from the Bombyx mori chromosome 11, ASM3026992v2 genome and encodes:
- the Bbx-a5 gene encoding bombyxin A-5 precursor, which produces MKLLLAIALMLTTVMWASTQQPQAVHTYCGRHLARTLADLCWEAGVDKRSDAQFASYGSAWLMPYSEGRDQRGIVDECCLRPCSVDVLLSYC
- the Bbx-b11 gene encoding bombyxin B-11 precursor, whose protein sequence is MMKTAVMFILVVVISLTYSSEEQEVARTYCGRHLANILAYVCFGVEKRGGAQYAPYWQETYLRSRKGPGVVDECCFRPCKLEVLKSFFFFFCD